The Streptomyces sp. NBC_00440 genome contains a region encoding:
- the rpsD gene encoding 30S ribosomal protein S4 gives MPNQSRPKVKKSRALGIALTPKAVKYFEARPYPPGEHGRGRKQNSDYKVRLLEKQRLRAQYDISERQMARAYDRAKKAEGKTGEALVVELERRLDALVLRSGIARTIYQARQMVVHGHIQVNGGKVDKPSFRVRPDDVVMVRERSREKVPFQVAREGGYDTEGETPRYLQVNLKALAFRLDRDPNRKEIPVICDEQLVVEYYAR, from the coding sequence GTGCCTAACCAGTCGCGTCCCAAGGTCAAGAAGTCACGCGCGCTCGGTATCGCGCTGACGCCGAAGGCTGTCAAGTACTTCGAGGCCCGTCCGTACCCGCCGGGCGAGCACGGCCGTGGCCGCAAGCAGAACTCGGACTACAAGGTCCGTCTGCTGGAGAAGCAGCGTCTGCGCGCCCAGTACGACATCAGCGAGCGCCAGATGGCCCGCGCCTACGACCGCGCCAAGAAGGCCGAAGGCAAGACGGGCGAGGCGCTGGTCGTCGAGCTTGAGCGCCGTCTCGACGCCCTGGTCCTGCGTTCGGGCATCGCCCGGACCATCTACCAGGCCCGCCAGATGGTCGTCCACGGTCACATCCAGGTCAACGGCGGCAAGGTCGACAAGCCGTCGTTCCGCGTCCGTCCCGACGACGTCGTGATGGTCCGCGAGCGCAGCCGCGAGAAGGTCCCCTTCCAGGTTGCCCGTGAGGGTGGCTACGACACCGAGGGCGAGACCCCGCGCTACCTCCAGGTGAACCTGAAGGCCCTGGCCTTCCGCCTGGACCGCGACCCGAACCGCAAGGAAATCCCGGTCATCTGCGACGAGCAGCTGGTCGTCGAGTACTACGCCCGCTGA
- a CDS encoding DUF2470 domain-containing protein: MPSAAERTRTLVQSTCSAVLLVTGVEAALSDQLVPLTRSTGPDGELYLLFPAASPAVRAATHAQDDELAAVLEITDVAPVSVPHRIRGRARVSGWLTSVPGMAAPGRMMLRLEVGEVYVDDLWGHGSAEPEEFAEAVADPLVGHEAELLQHLHSAHGDQVSGLSGLLGDRVPDGTAAVPLALDRFGLRVRFTGARCFDARFDFPEPVSDVTGLQRAMYTLFDAAAG, translated from the coding sequence ATGCCGTCAGCAGCCGAGCGCACACGAACTCTCGTACAGAGTACCTGCTCCGCGGTACTGCTGGTGACCGGGGTCGAAGCCGCCCTCAGCGACCAGCTGGTCCCGCTCACCCGCAGCACCGGACCCGACGGCGAGCTGTATCTGCTCTTCCCCGCCGCGTCCCCGGCCGTCCGGGCGGCGACCCACGCCCAGGACGACGAGCTGGCCGCGGTGCTGGAGATCACAGATGTCGCCCCGGTCTCCGTGCCCCACCGGATCCGCGGCCGGGCCCGGGTCTCCGGCTGGCTCACCTCCGTTCCCGGCATGGCGGCTCCGGGCCGCATGATGCTGCGGCTGGAGGTCGGAGAGGTGTACGTGGACGACCTCTGGGGGCACGGGAGTGCCGAGCCCGAGGAGTTCGCGGAGGCTGTCGCCGATCCCCTGGTCGGCCATGAGGCCGAACTGCTCCAGCATCTGCACTCCGCCCACGGCGACCAGGTGTCCGGGCTGTCCGGGCTGCTCGGCGACCGGGTGCCGGACGGGACCGCGGCGGTGCCGTTGGCGCTCGACCGGTTCGGGCTGCGGGTGCGGTTCACCGGCGCCCGGTGCTTCGACGCGCGCTTCGACTTCCCCGAGCCGGTGAGCGATGTGACCGGGCTGCAACGCGCCATGTACACGCTCTTCGACGCGGCGGCCGGGTGA
- a CDS encoding replication-associated recombination protein A — translation MEPDLFTAAAEERQEKDPSSSPLAVRMRPRTLDEVVGQQHLLKQGSPLRRLVGESGGGPAGPSSVLLWGPPGIGKTTLAYVVSQATRKRFVELSAITAGVKEVRAVIDGARRASGGYGKETVLFLDEIHRFSKAQQDSLLPAVENRWVTLVAATTENPYFSIISPLLSRSLLLTLESLTDDDLRSLLHRALTEERGLGGAVTLAPAAETHLLRISGGDARRALTALEAAAGAAMAKSEPEITLGTLEETVDRAAVAYDRDGDQHYDVASALIKSIRGSDVDAALHYLARMIEAGEDPRFIARRLMISASEDIGLADPTALPTAVAAAQAVALIGFPEAALTLSHATIALALAPKSNAATTAISAARADVRAGLVGPVPAHLRDGHYKGAAKLGHAQGYVYPHDVPGAIAAQQYAPDSVRGKRYYEPTRYGAEARYADVVEKVRERLSGEGADGRQ, via the coding sequence GTGGAACCCGATCTGTTCACCGCCGCGGCCGAAGAGCGCCAGGAGAAGGACCCGTCCAGCAGCCCCCTGGCTGTACGGATGCGCCCGCGCACCCTGGACGAAGTGGTGGGCCAGCAGCATCTCCTGAAGCAGGGCTCACCGCTGCGACGGCTCGTCGGCGAGTCCGGCGGCGGACCTGCCGGGCCCTCGTCCGTGCTGCTCTGGGGGCCGCCGGGCATCGGCAAGACGACCCTCGCCTACGTCGTGAGCCAGGCCACCCGGAAACGTTTCGTGGAGCTCTCCGCCATCACGGCGGGCGTCAAGGAAGTCCGCGCCGTCATCGACGGCGCGCGCAGGGCCTCGGGGGGATACGGCAAGGAGACCGTCCTCTTCCTCGACGAGATCCACCGCTTCAGCAAGGCCCAGCAGGACTCACTGCTCCCCGCGGTGGAGAACCGCTGGGTCACGCTGGTCGCCGCGACCACCGAGAACCCGTACTTCTCGATCATCTCGCCGCTGCTCTCCAGGTCCCTGCTGCTCACGCTCGAATCGCTCACCGACGACGACCTGCGGTCGCTGCTGCACCGGGCACTCACCGAGGAGCGCGGGCTCGGCGGCGCCGTCACGCTGGCGCCCGCGGCCGAGACGCATCTGCTGCGGATCTCCGGCGGCGACGCCCGCCGCGCCCTCACCGCACTCGAAGCGGCGGCCGGCGCGGCCATGGCCAAGTCCGAGCCGGAGATCACGCTCGGGACGCTGGAGGAGACGGTCGACCGCGCCGCGGTGGCGTACGACCGCGACGGCGATCAGCACTACGACGTGGCGAGCGCCCTGATCAAGTCGATCCGCGGCTCCGACGTGGACGCCGCCCTGCACTATCTGGCCCGCATGATCGAAGCGGGGGAGGACCCGAGGTTCATCGCCAGACGGCTGATGATCTCGGCCAGTGAGGACATCGGACTCGCCGACCCCACCGCGCTGCCGACCGCGGTCGCCGCCGCCCAGGCTGTCGCGCTGATCGGCTTCCCCGAGGCCGCGCTCACCCTCAGCCACGCCACGATCGCGCTGGCGCTGGCCCCCAAGTCGAACGCGGCGACGACAGCGATCTCCGCCGCGCGCGCCGATGTGCGCGCGGGTCTTGTCGGGCCGGTTCCGGCGCATCTGCGCGACGGGCACTACAAGGGCGCGGCCAAGCTCGGCCACGCCCAGGGCTACGTCTATCCGCACGATGTCCCGGGCGCCATCGCCGCCCAGCAGTACGCCCCGGACTCCGTGCGGGGCAAGCGTTACTACGAGCCCACCCGGTACGGCGCCGAGGCGCGCTACGCGGACGTGGTCGAGAAGGTGCGGGAGCGGCTGTCGGGCGAAGGCGCGGACGGACGTCAGTGA
- a CDS encoding vitamin K epoxide reductase family protein, protein MTTTVVDDVSAQQDGKTGASRAFGWLLVITGAAGLLAAWVITLDEFKLLKNPNFTPGCSLNPVVSCGNVMKSAQASVFGFPNPMLGLATYAVVIGVGMSLIAGGRYSRWYWLTFNAGCLFGVGFVTWLQYQSLYNINSLCLWCCLAWVGTITLFWYVTSHNIRHGLLAAPGWLRSFFGEFTWVLPVVHIGIIGMLILTRWWDFWTGAH, encoded by the coding sequence ATGACGACGACAGTGGTTGACGACGTGTCCGCGCAGCAGGACGGGAAGACCGGCGCGAGCCGTGCCTTCGGCTGGCTTCTGGTGATCACCGGAGCCGCCGGGCTACTCGCGGCGTGGGTCATCACCCTCGACGAGTTCAAGCTCCTGAAGAACCCGAACTTCACCCCCGGCTGCAGCCTCAACCCGGTGGTGTCCTGCGGGAACGTGATGAAGAGCGCGCAGGCCTCGGTCTTCGGCTTCCCCAATCCGATGCTGGGCCTCGCCACCTACGCCGTCGTGATCGGCGTCGGCATGAGCCTGATCGCGGGCGGGCGCTACAGCCGCTGGTACTGGCTGACGTTCAACGCGGGCTGCCTCTTCGGCGTCGGCTTCGTCACCTGGCTCCAGTACCAGTCCCTGTACAACATCAACTCGCTCTGCCTCTGGTGCTGCCTGGCCTGGGTGGGCACGATCACCCTCTTCTGGTATGTCACCTCGCACAACATCCGGCACGGCCTGCTGGCCGCCCCGGGCTGGCTGCGGAGCTTCTTCGGCGAGTTCACCTGGGTGCTGCCCGTCGTGCACATCGGGATCATCGGCATGCTGATCCTCACCCGCTGGTGGGACTTCTGGACCGGGGCGCACTGA
- the hisS gene encoding histidine--tRNA ligase: protein MSTFQAPKGTYDLLPPSSAKFLAVREALAAPLRNSGYEYIETPGFENVELFSRGVGESTDIVSKEMYVFETRGGDRLALRPEGTASVLRAALEANLHKAGNLPVKLWYSGSYYRYERPQKGRYRHFSQVGAEAIGTEDPALDAEMIILADQAYRSLGLRQFRILLNSLGDRECRPLYRDALQGFLRGLDLDEDTRRRAEINPLRVLDDKRADVQKQLAGAPMLRDYLCEACKAYHEEVRALLTAAGVAYEDDVKLVRGLDYYTRTTFEFVHDGLGSQSAVGGGGRYDGLSEMIGGPALPSVGWALGVDRTVLALEAEGVELELPATTSVFAVPLGEEARRVLFGAVTELRRAGVATDFAFGGRGLKGAMKSANRSGARFTVVAGERDLAEGVVQLKDMESGEQSAVPLDALVGEVRKRLG from the coding sequence GTGAGTACTTTCCAGGCCCCCAAGGGCACGTACGACCTGCTGCCGCCCTCGTCCGCGAAGTTCCTCGCGGTACGCGAGGCGCTCGCGGCCCCGCTGCGGAACTCCGGCTACGAGTACATCGAGACGCCCGGCTTCGAGAACGTCGAGCTCTTCTCGCGCGGGGTGGGCGAATCGACCGACATCGTCTCCAAGGAGATGTACGTCTTCGAGACGCGCGGCGGTGACCGGCTCGCGCTGCGCCCCGAGGGCACCGCTTCCGTACTGCGCGCCGCGCTGGAGGCCAACCTCCACAAGGCCGGGAATCTGCCGGTCAAGCTCTGGTACTCCGGCTCGTACTACCGCTACGAGCGCCCGCAGAAGGGGCGCTACCGCCACTTCTCGCAGGTGGGCGCCGAGGCGATCGGCACCGAGGATCCCGCGCTCGACGCCGAGATGATCATCCTCGCCGACCAGGCCTACCGTTCGCTCGGCCTGCGGCAGTTCCGCATCCTGCTCAACTCGCTCGGGGACCGCGAGTGCCGTCCGCTCTACCGCGACGCGCTCCAGGGCTTCCTGCGCGGTCTCGACCTGGACGAGGACACCCGGCGGCGGGCCGAGATCAACCCGCTGCGCGTGCTCGACGACAAGCGGGCCGACGTACAGAAGCAGCTGGCCGGCGCGCCGATGCTGCGGGACTACCTGTGCGAGGCGTGCAAGGCGTACCACGAGGAGGTCCGCGCCCTGCTGACCGCCGCGGGCGTCGCGTACGAGGACGACGTGAAGCTGGTCCGCGGCCTCGACTACTACACCCGCACCACCTTCGAGTTCGTCCACGACGGACTCGGCTCGCAGTCCGCGGTGGGCGGCGGCGGCCGCTACGACGGGCTCTCCGAGATGATCGGCGGCCCCGCGCTGCCGTCGGTGGGCTGGGCGCTCGGCGTGGACCGCACCGTGCTGGCGCTGGAGGCGGAGGGCGTCGAGCTCGAACTGCCCGCCACGACAAGCGTGTTCGCCGTGCCGCTCGGCGAGGAGGCCCGGCGGGTGCTCTTCGGGGCGGTCACCGAGCTGCGCAGGGCGGGCGTCGCCACCGACTTCGCGTTCGGCGGGCGCGGCCTCAAGGGCGCGATGAAGAGCGCCAACCGCAGCGGGGCCCGCTTCACCGTGGTCGCGGGTGAGCGGGATCTCGCCGAGGGCGTCGTCCAGCTCAAGGACATGGAGTCCGGCGAGCAGAGCGCGGTGCCGCTCGACGCCCTCGTCGGAGAGGTCCGCAAGCGGCTCGGCTGA
- a CDS encoding MBL fold metallo-hydrolase, which yields MLIAGFPAGAWGTNCYLVAPAAGEECVIIDPGHQAAQGVEDALRKHRLKPVAVVLTHGHIDHVASVVPVCGAHDVPAWIHPADRFMMSDPEKGIGRSIGMPLMGELTVGEPDDVKELADGSELTLAGLEFAVSHAPGHTKGSVTFRMPEAADIPQILFSGDLLFAGSIGRTDMPGGDHAEILESLARVCLPLDDSTVVLPGHNEQTTIGRERATNPYLRGLAAPRRGM from the coding sequence GTGCTCATTGCCGGGTTCCCCGCCGGGGCCTGGGGGACCAACTGCTATCTGGTCGCCCCCGCCGCAGGTGAGGAGTGCGTGATCATCGACCCGGGCCACCAGGCGGCCCAGGGAGTCGAGGACGCGCTCAGGAAGCATCGGCTCAAGCCAGTGGCGGTCGTTCTCACCCATGGCCACATCGACCATGTGGCATCGGTCGTCCCGGTGTGCGGAGCGCATGACGTCCCGGCGTGGATCCACCCCGCCGACCGCTTCATGATGAGCGACCCGGAGAAGGGCATCGGCCGTTCCATCGGGATGCCGCTGATGGGCGAACTGACCGTCGGTGAACCGGACGACGTCAAGGAACTGGCCGACGGGAGCGAGCTGACCCTCGCCGGCCTGGAGTTCGCCGTCTCGCATGCGCCCGGCCATACCAAGGGGTCGGTGACGTTCAGGATGCCCGAGGCTGCGGACATTCCGCAGATTCTCTTCTCGGGCGACCTGCTCTTCGCCGGCTCCATCGGCCGCACCGACATGCCCGGTGGCGACCACGCCGAGATCCTTGAGTCGCTGGCCCGTGTGTGCCTGCCGCTCGACGACTCGACCGTGGTGCTGCCCGGTCACAACGAGCAGACGACCATCGGCCGCGAGCGCGCCACCAACCCGTATCTGCGGGGCCTGGCCGCTCCCCGACGAGGAATGTGA
- a CDS encoding peptidylprolyl isomerase produces MVNSDQRRRQLAREKFERQQERRITARRNARRRNAVIASAVAVVVVAGGIAWGAGAFKGDDGKAAPAKAADPSPSASSTGPPEPAMKIDKKAKYTFALKTNQGAVSLVMDAAKTPHTVNSFKSLADKGFFDKTKCHRLTTSGIYVLQCGDPKGDGSGGPGYTIPDENLTALGKAGSDGTVTYPAGTVAMANTGQPHTGGSQFFLVYKDSKLPPTYTPFGTMDAAGLKTVKAVAKAGVTGGSQDGAPKKAVTVSKATVTKD; encoded by the coding sequence GTGGTCAACAGCGATCAGCGGCGGCGGCAGCTCGCCAGGGAAAAGTTCGAGCGGCAGCAGGAACGCCGCATCACGGCCCGGCGCAACGCACGCCGCCGCAACGCGGTGATCGCGTCGGCGGTCGCCGTGGTGGTCGTGGCGGGCGGCATCGCGTGGGGAGCCGGGGCCTTCAAGGGCGACGACGGCAAGGCCGCCCCCGCCAAGGCCGCGGACCCGTCGCCGTCGGCGAGCAGCACCGGTCCCCCCGAGCCCGCGATGAAGATCGACAAGAAGGCCAAGTACACCTTCGCCCTCAAGACGAACCAGGGTGCGGTCTCCCTGGTCATGGATGCCGCGAAGACCCCGCACACCGTGAACTCCTTCAAGTCGCTCGCGGACAAGGGCTTCTTCGACAAGACCAAGTGCCACCGCCTCACCACGAGCGGCATCTACGTACTCCAGTGCGGCGACCCCAAGGGCGACGGCTCGGGCGGGCCCGGCTACACCATCCCTGACGAGAACCTGACCGCGCTCGGCAAGGCGGGCAGCGACGGTACGGTGACGTACCCGGCGGGCACGGTGGCGATGGCCAACACCGGCCAGCCGCACACCGGCGGCAGCCAGTTCTTCCTCGTGTACAAGGACAGCAAACTGCCGCCGACCTACACCCCGTTCGGGACGATGGACGCGGCGGGACTGAAGACGGTGAAGGCCGTGGCCAAGGCGGGAGTGACCGGCGGAAGCCAGGACGGGGCGCCCAAGAAGGCCGTCACCGTCTCGAAGGCCACCGTCACCAAGGACTGA
- a CDS encoding DUF349 domain-containing protein — protein MSSDPWGRVDETGTVYVRTADGEKVVGSWQAGSPEEALAYFERKYEGLVVEIGLLERRVKTTDLSAKDAQTAIDHLRGQVDEHHAVGDLNALRVRLDGLVSTVEARREERKVQKARQTDEAKHAKEALVVEAEELAQSDQWRSAGERLRALVDTWKGLPRLDRKSDDELWHRFSHARSAFSKRRKAHFASLDAQREDARKAKEKLVAEAESLSGSTDWGATAARYRDLMTEWKAAGRAQRESEDDLWNRFRGAQDVFFAARSEVFAERDAEQSENLKLKEELAVEAEKLLPVRDLKSARSAFRALNERWEAIGHVPRDARPKVEGRMHTVERALQEAEETEWRRTNPEARARAAGLTGQLQDAVDKLRKQIDTARAAGNNARADKLARELEGRQALLDQAMKGLEEFGG, from the coding sequence GTGAGCAGCGACCCGTGGGGCCGTGTCGACGAGACCGGCACCGTATACGTGCGTACGGCCGACGGCGAGAAGGTCGTCGGTTCTTGGCAGGCAGGCTCTCCCGAGGAGGCCCTGGCCTACTTCGAGCGCAAGTACGAGGGCCTGGTCGTCGAGATCGGCCTCCTCGAACGCCGGGTGAAGACCACCGATCTGTCGGCCAAGGACGCCCAGACCGCGATCGACCACCTGCGCGGGCAGGTCGATGAGCACCATGCAGTCGGCGACCTGAACGCTCTGCGGGTGCGGCTGGACGGGCTGGTCTCGACGGTCGAGGCGCGCCGTGAGGAGCGCAAGGTCCAGAAGGCCAGGCAGACCGATGAGGCGAAGCACGCCAAGGAAGCCCTGGTCGTGGAGGCCGAGGAGCTCGCGCAGAGCGACCAGTGGCGGTCCGCGGGTGAACGGCTGCGGGCGCTGGTGGACACCTGGAAGGGTCTCCCCCGGCTCGACCGGAAGTCCGACGACGAGCTGTGGCACCGCTTCTCGCACGCCAGGTCGGCGTTCTCCAAGCGGCGCAAGGCGCACTTCGCCTCGCTGGACGCCCAGCGCGAGGACGCCCGCAAGGCCAAGGAGAAGCTGGTCGCCGAGGCGGAGTCGCTCTCCGGGTCGACCGACTGGGGTGCGACGGCGGCCCGTTACCGCGATCTGATGACCGAGTGGAAGGCCGCGGGCCGCGCCCAGCGCGAGTCCGAGGACGACCTGTGGAACCGCTTCCGCGGCGCCCAGGACGTCTTCTTCGCCGCCCGCAGCGAGGTCTTCGCCGAGCGGGACGCCGAGCAGTCCGAGAACCTCAAGCTGAAGGAGGAGCTCGCGGTCGAGGCCGAGAAGCTGCTCCCGGTACGGGATCTCAAGTCGGCCAGGTCCGCGTTCCGGGCGCTGAACGAGCGCTGGGAGGCCATCGGCCACGTACCGCGTGACGCACGGCCGAAGGTGGAGGGCCGGATGCACACGGTGGAGCGGGCGCTCCAGGAGGCCGAGGAGACCGAGTGGCGGCGCACCAACCCGGAGGCACGCGCACGGGCCGCGGGTCTGACGGGTCAGCTCCAGGACGCGGTCGACAAGCTGCGCAAGCAGATCGACACGGCGCGTGCGGCCGGCAACAACGCCAGGGCCGACAAGCTGGCCCGTGAGCTGGAGGGGCGCCAGGCGCTGCTCGACCAGGCGATGAAGGGCCTGGAGGAGTTCGGCGGCTGA
- a CDS encoding RelA/SpoT family protein gives MPDEDRPAAAAQPEKQDQKAAAAPATPEKPPAGQPKPSAPVVRPGGAAPLSTPKPAAQAPPPGPAAQGATARPAPQGPVARSGGSSNRVRARLARLGVQRSSPYNPVLEPLLRAVRGNDPKIESATLRQIERAYQVAERWHRGQKRKSGDPYITHPLAVTTILAELGMDPATLMAGLLHDTVEDTEYGLDTLRRDFGDQVALLVDGVTKLDKVKFGEAAQAETVRKMVVAMAKDPRVLVIKLADRLHNMRTMRYLKREKQEKKARETLEIYAPLAHRLGMNTIKWELEDLAFAILYPKMYDEIVRLVAERAPKRDEYLAIVTDEVQSDLRAARIKATVTGRPKHYYSVYQKMIVRGRDFAEIYDLVGIRILVDTVRDCYAALGTVHARWNPVPGRFKDYIAMPKFNMYQSLHTTVIGPSGKPVELQIRTFDMHRRAEYGIAAHWKYKQEAVAGASKVRTDAPKSTGKGSRQDTVNDMAWLRQLLDWQKETEDPSEFLESLRFDLSRNEVFVFTPKGDVIALPAGATPVDFAYAVHTEVGHRTIGARVNGRLVPLESTLDNGDLVEVFTSKAAGAGPSRDWLGFVKSPRARNKIRAWFSKERRDEAIEQGKDAIARAMRKQNLPIQRILTGDSLVTLAHEMRYPDISSLYAAIGEGHVAAQGVVQKLVQALGGEEAANEDIAESTPPSHGRSKRRANADPGVVVKGVDDVWVKLARCCTPVPGDPIIGFVTRGSGVSVHRADCVNVDSLSQQPERILEVEWAPTQSSVFLVAIQVEALDRSRLLSDVTRVLSDQHVNILSAAVQTSRDRVATSRFTFEMGDPKHLGHVLKAVRGVEGVYDVYRVTSARRP, from the coding sequence TTGCCAGACGAGGACCGGCCCGCAGCCGCCGCACAGCCCGAGAAGCAGGACCAGAAGGCCGCGGCGGCCCCAGCGACGCCCGAGAAGCCGCCTGCCGGTCAGCCGAAGCCCTCGGCTCCCGTGGTGCGCCCCGGCGGCGCCGCCCCCCTCTCCACGCCGAAGCCCGCCGCCCAGGCGCCCCCGCCGGGACCGGCCGCGCAGGGTGCCACCGCTCGCCCGGCCCCGCAGGGCCCCGTGGCGCGCTCCGGCGGCTCGTCCAACCGCGTCAGGGCCAGGCTCGCCCGGCTGGGCGTCCAGCGCTCCTCGCCGTACAACCCGGTGCTTGAACCGCTGCTGCGGGCCGTGCGCGGCAACGACCCGAAGATCGAGTCGGCGACGCTGCGGCAGATCGAGCGCGCCTACCAGGTGGCCGAGCGCTGGCACCGCGGGCAGAAGCGCAAGAGCGGCGACCCGTACATCACGCACCCGCTCGCCGTCACCACGATCCTCGCCGAGCTGGGCATGGACCCGGCCACCCTGATGGCGGGGCTGCTGCACGACACCGTCGAGGACACCGAGTACGGCCTGGACACCCTGCGCCGCGACTTCGGCGACCAGGTCGCCCTCCTCGTCGACGGCGTCACCAAGCTCGACAAGGTCAAGTTCGGTGAGGCCGCGCAGGCCGAGACCGTACGCAAGATGGTCGTCGCCATGGCCAAGGACCCGCGCGTCCTGGTCATCAAGCTCGCCGACCGGCTGCACAACATGCGCACCATGCGGTATCTCAAGCGGGAGAAGCAGGAGAAGAAGGCCCGCGAGACCCTGGAGATCTACGCGCCGCTCGCGCACCGCCTGGGCATGAACACCATCAAGTGGGAGCTGGAGGACCTCGCCTTCGCGATCCTCTACCCGAAGATGTACGACGAGATCGTGCGGCTGGTCGCCGAGCGGGCGCCCAAGCGCGACGAGTACCTCGCCATAGTGACCGACGAGGTCCAGTCGGATCTTCGCGCCGCCCGCATCAAGGCCACCGTCACCGGGCGCCCCAAGCACTACTACAGCGTCTACCAGAAGATGATCGTGCGCGGCCGCGACTTCGCGGAGATCTACGACCTGGTGGGCATCCGCATCCTTGTCGACACCGTCCGCGACTGCTACGCGGCGCTCGGCACCGTCCACGCCCGGTGGAACCCGGTCCCGGGGCGGTTCAAGGACTACATCGCGATGCCCAAGTTCAACATGTACCAGTCGCTGCACACCACGGTGATCGGTCCCAGCGGCAAGCCCGTCGAGCTCCAGATCCGTACGTTCGACATGCACCGCCGGGCCGAGTACGGCATCGCCGCGCACTGGAAGTACAAGCAGGAGGCCGTCGCGGGCGCCTCCAAGGTGCGCACCGACGCACCGAAGAGCACCGGCAAGGGCTCCCGTCAGGACACCGTCAACGACATGGCCTGGCTGCGGCAGCTGCTCGACTGGCAGAAGGAGACCGAGGACCCCAGCGAGTTCCTGGAGTCGCTGCGCTTCGACCTGTCGCGCAACGAGGTCTTCGTGTTCACGCCGAAGGGCGACGTCATCGCGCTGCCCGCCGGCGCCACCCCCGTCGACTTCGCGTACGCCGTCCACACGGAGGTCGGCCACCGGACCATAGGGGCACGGGTCAACGGGCGGCTCGTCCCGCTCGAATCCACCCTCGACAACGGCGACCTGGTCGAGGTCTTCACCTCCAAGGCCGCGGGCGCCGGACCCTCCAGGGACTGGCTGGGCTTCGTCAAGTCGCCCCGGGCGCGCAACAAGATCCGCGCCTGGTTCTCCAAGGAGCGCCGCGACGAGGCGATCGAGCAGGGCAAGGACGCCATCGCGCGGGCCATGCGCAAGCAGAACCTGCCGATCCAGCGCATCCTCACCGGCGACTCGCTCGTCACACTGGCGCACGAGATGCGCTACCCGGACATCTCCTCGCTGTACGCGGCGATCGGCGAGGGCCATGTGGCCGCGCAGGGCGTCGTGCAGAAACTGGTGCAGGCCCTCGGCGGCGAGGAAGCGGCCAACGAGGACATCGCCGAGAGCACACCGCCGTCGCACGGCCGCAGCAAGCGGCGCGCCAACGCGGACCCCGGTGTGGTCGTCAAGGGCGTCGACGACGTCTGGGTGAAGCTCGCCCGGTGCTGCACACCCGTCCCCGGCGACCCCATCATCGGGTTCGTCACCCGGGGGAGCGGGGTCTCCGTGCACCGCGCGGACTGCGTCAACGTGGACTCGCTGTCGCAGCAGCCCGAACGGATCCTCGAAGTCGAGTGGGCACCCACCCAGTCCTCGGTCTTCCTGGTCGCCATCCAGGTCGAGGCCCTGGACCGCTCCCGGCTGCTCTCGGACGTCACCCGCGTCCTCTCCGACCAGCACGTGAACATCCTGTCGGCGGCGGTCCAGACCTCCCGCGACCGGGTGGCCACCTCACGCTTCACCTTCGAGATGGGCGACCCGAAGCACCTCGGACACGTCCTGAAGGCGGTACGGGGCGTGGAGGGCGTCTACGACGTCTACCGGGTGACCTCCGCCCGCAGGCCCTGA
- a CDS encoding adenine phosphoribosyltransferase — translation MTDTRSIQDLLLSRIRDVQDYPQPGVVFKDITPLLADPEAFTALTDALAELCLRHGATKIVGLEARGFILAAPVAVRAGIGFIPVRKAGKLPGATLSQTYDLEYGSAEIEVHAEDLCADDRVMVIDDVLATGGTAEASLDLIRRAGAQVIGVAVLMELGFLDGRARLEPALHGAPLDALITV, via the coding sequence CAGGACTATCCGCAGCCGGGTGTGGTGTTCAAGGACATCACCCCGCTCCTCGCGGACCCGGAGGCCTTCACGGCGCTGACCGACGCCCTCGCGGAGCTCTGCCTGCGGCACGGCGCCACGAAGATCGTCGGCCTGGAAGCGCGCGGCTTCATCCTGGCCGCACCGGTCGCGGTCCGCGCCGGAATCGGCTTCATCCCGGTCCGCAAGGCCGGGAAGCTGCCGGGCGCGACGCTCTCCCAGACGTACGACCTGGAGTACGGCAGCGCCGAGATCGAGGTGCACGCCGAGGACCTCTGCGCCGACGACCGCGTCATGGTCATCGACGACGTGCTCGCCACCGGCGGCACGGCCGAGGCCTCGCTGGACCTGATCCGGCGGGCCGGTGCGCAGGTCATCGGAGTGGCCGTACTGATGGAGCTGGGCTTCCTGGACGGGCGTGCCCGGCTGGAGCCCGCACTGCACGGCGCCCCGCTGGACGCCCTGATCACGGTCTGA